One window of Candidatus Mycobacterium wuenschmannii genomic DNA carries:
- a CDS encoding PE family protein, translated as MVMRVVPEGLAATSAAVEAIAAELASAQAAAGLVIGALAPPAADAVSLQAAAVFRAQGQQHAVAVARGVEVLGRAGAGVDQAGGEYAAADAAAAATYLMPGS; from the coding sequence ATGGTGATGCGAGTTGTCCCAGAGGGGCTCGCGGCAACCAGCGCCGCGGTGGAAGCCATCGCTGCCGAGTTGGCGTCGGCGCAAGCCGCGGCTGGGTTGGTGATCGGGGCGCTCGCGCCACCGGCGGCGGACGCGGTGTCGCTGCAGGCCGCGGCGGTGTTCAGAGCCCAGGGGCAGCAACATGCAGTCGCGGTCGCGCGCGGCGTCGAAGTTCTCGGCCGTGCGGGCGCAGGCGTCGATCAAGCGGGTGGAGAATACGCCGCCGCCGACGCGGCGGCCGCGGCGACCTATCTGATGCCTGGGAGCTGA
- the hpt gene encoding hypoxanthine phosphoribosyltransferase: MTWHAVVVAAETPELYPGDIKSVLLREDQIQTRIAELGAQIGDEYRDRAGDGGRDLLLVTVLKGAVMFVTDLARAIPLPTQFEFMAVSSYGSSTSSSGVVRILKDLDRDINDRDVLIVEDIVDSGLTLSWLLRNLATRRPHSLRVCTLLRKPDALRANTDIAYVGFDIPDEFVVGYGLDYDERYRDLPYIGTLDPRVYQD, from the coding sequence GTGACGTGGCACGCTGTGGTCGTGGCAGCGGAGACACCGGAGCTGTATCCGGGGGACATCAAGTCGGTGTTGCTGCGTGAGGACCAGATCCAGACCCGCATCGCCGAACTAGGCGCCCAGATCGGCGACGAGTACCGCGACCGGGCGGGCGACGGCGGCCGCGACCTGCTGCTGGTCACCGTGCTCAAGGGCGCGGTCATGTTCGTCACCGATCTGGCGCGCGCGATTCCGCTGCCGACCCAGTTCGAGTTCATGGCGGTCAGCTCGTACGGTTCGTCAACGTCGTCGTCGGGTGTGGTGCGGATCCTCAAAGACCTCGACCGAGACATCAACGACCGCGACGTGCTGATCGTCGAGGACATCGTCGACTCCGGCCTGACGCTGTCCTGGCTGCTGCGCAACTTGGCCACCCGGCGCCCACACTCGCTGCGGGTGTGCACCCTGCTGCGCAAGCCAGACGCGTTGCGGGCCAACACCGACATCGCTTACGTGGGATTCGACATCCCCGACGAGTTCGTCGTCGGCTACGGCCTGGACTACGACGAGCGTTACCGCGACCTGCCCTATATCGGCACCCTGGACCCGCGGGTCTACCAGGACTAA
- the tilS gene encoding tRNA lysidine(34) synthetase TilS, which yields MDRPGAVAELRTAVAAFAAEHVDTADQWCVALSGGPDSLALTALAASLRPTTALIVDHGLQPGSAEVAAAAQRAARDLGCVAAQVLCVHVGADGGPEAAARAARYGALDEARGDRSVLLAHTLDDQAETVLLGLGRGSGARSIAGMRPYDPPWGRPLLGIRRATTHAACAELGLSAWHDPHNADARFTRSRLRHEVLPLLEDVLGGGVAEALARTATALRGDTELIDSLIGQATSTAMTADGPDARVLAALPDPIRRGVIRSWLIDGGAIGLTDKQIRGVDALVTDWRGQGGVAVGSTLRRQRLVAGRRGGILTLHREPVWPSAG from the coding sequence GTGGATCGACCGGGTGCTGTAGCCGAACTCCGCACGGCGGTGGCGGCGTTCGCAGCGGAACATGTCGACACCGCCGACCAGTGGTGCGTGGCGTTGTCCGGCGGCCCGGATTCGTTGGCGCTCACCGCCCTTGCCGCGTCGTTGCGGCCCACCACCGCGCTGATCGTCGACCACGGCCTGCAACCCGGCTCAGCCGAGGTCGCGGCCGCCGCGCAGCGGGCGGCCCGAGATCTGGGATGCGTTGCGGCTCAGGTGCTTTGCGTGCACGTCGGCGCTGACGGTGGTCCGGAGGCCGCGGCGCGCGCTGCCCGTTACGGGGCGCTGGACGAGGCCCGTGGCGACCGGTCGGTGCTGCTGGCCCACACGCTGGACGACCAGGCCGAGACGGTGCTGCTCGGGCTGGGCCGCGGGTCGGGTGCGCGGTCGATCGCCGGAATGCGTCCCTACGACCCGCCCTGGGGCCGGCCGCTGCTGGGCATCCGGCGCGCGACCACCCACGCCGCATGTGCGGAACTGGGCCTGAGCGCCTGGCACGACCCCCATAACGCCGATGCCAGGTTCACCCGCAGCCGACTGCGTCATGAAGTGCTGCCGCTGCTCGAAGACGTGCTCGGCGGGGGAGTGGCCGAGGCGCTCGCCCGCACCGCGACCGCCCTGCGCGGCGACACCGAGTTGATCGACTCGTTGATCGGCCAGGCGACGAGCACCGCGATGACTGCCGACGGCCCCGACGCCCGGGTGTTGGCCGCGCTCCCCGATCCGATCCGCCGCGGCGTCATCCGCAGCTGGCTGATCGACGGGGGCGCGATTGGATTGACCGACAAGCAGATTCGCGGGGTGGATGCATTGGTCACTGACTGGCGCGGCCAGGGTGGGGTGGCGGTCGGGTCCACGCTGCGCCGGCAGCGGTTGGTCGCGGGGCGCCGCGGCGGGATTTTGACGCTGCACCGGGAGCCCGTCTGGCCCTCGGCCGGGTGA
- a CDS encoding zinc-dependent metalloprotease, protein MTSAPDLTVGRAVDWGFAATVGQWLARPGPPSTDYTRRQVIENLSTAAKAAEPPVRDVTGLRVDGAVPEARIVDRPGWIQAASQSMRAMTGGTDKPRGAISGRITGAQTGAVLAFVSTGILGQYDPFNDDGTLLLVYPNVIAVERQLRVDPADFRLWVCLHEVTHRVQFTANPWLTGYMSQALGVLTTDGSEDLTQVVGRLVEIVRSRGDSGQDPNSAGILGLLRAVQSEPQRAALDQLLVLGTLLEGHADHVMDAVGPVVVPSVATIRARFDERRNRKQPPLQRLLRALLGIDAKLSQYTRGKAFVDHVVGRVGMDRFNAVWTSPDTLPRPIEIEYPQRWIDRVL, encoded by the coding sequence ATGACCTCGGCGCCCGACCTCACCGTCGGCCGCGCGGTCGACTGGGGATTCGCGGCGACGGTCGGTCAGTGGCTGGCCCGGCCCGGACCACCGTCGACGGACTACACCCGCCGCCAGGTGATCGAAAACCTGTCCACCGCGGCGAAAGCCGCCGAACCGCCGGTGCGCGACGTGACCGGTCTGCGGGTCGACGGGGCCGTGCCCGAGGCGCGCATCGTCGACCGCCCGGGTTGGATCCAGGCCGCGTCCCAGTCGATGCGGGCGATGACCGGCGGAACCGACAAGCCGCGCGGCGCGATCAGTGGCCGCATCACCGGCGCGCAGACCGGCGCGGTGCTCGCCTTCGTCTCCACGGGGATCCTCGGCCAGTACGACCCCTTCAACGACGATGGCACGCTGCTGCTCGTATATCCGAATGTCATTGCGGTGGAACGGCAATTGCGCGTCGACCCGGCCGACTTCCGGCTCTGGGTCTGTCTGCACGAGGTCACCCACCGGGTGCAGTTCACCGCCAACCCGTGGCTGACGGGCTACATGTCGCAGGCGCTCGGCGTGCTCACCACCGACGGCAGTGAGGACCTGACCCAGGTGGTCGGCCGGCTGGTCGAAATCGTGCGCAGCAGAGGAGATTCGGGACAGGACCCGAATTCCGCCGGCATCCTCGGCTTGCTGCGCGCCGTGCAGTCCGAGCCGCAACGCGCGGCGCTCGACCAGTTGCTGGTGCTCGGTACCCTACTGGAGGGCCACGCCGACCATGTGATGGATGCCGTTGGGCCCGTTGTAGTTCCGTCGGTAGCGACCATCCGCGCCCGGTTCGACGAGCGGCGTAACCGCAAGCAGCCACCGCTGCAGCGACTGCTGCGTGCCCTGCTCGGTATCGACGCCAAGCTGAGCCAGTACACCCGGGGCAAGGCGTTCGTCGACCACGTGGTGGGCCGTGTCGGCATGGACCGGTTCAACGCCGTCTGGACGAGCCCGGACACCCTGCCCCGCCCGATCGAGATCGAATACCCGCAACGGTGGATCGACCGGGTGCTGTAG
- the dacB gene encoding D-alanyl-D-alanine carboxypeptidase/D-alanyl-D-alanine endopeptidase, giving the protein MRPTQWRTSTHLIVGAGVLAVVAALVAAAALLTSSGNGASAHVAPPPPAVTVKPGVVPVAANAPVPSHSALAAALALVAADPNLGKLGARVTDAMTGEELWQQSDDVLLQPASTNKTLTSAAALLALDRNARVTTRVVAGSDSGTVVLVGGGDPTLSGAAPGQSTWYHHAPRLSDLADQVRRSGVTPTAVEVNTSLFTGPTFAPGWDPADIEGGDIAPIESVMLDAGRIQPATDESRRSTTPALDAGHALAAALGVDPQRVTVTNRPVDSSARQLAAVQSAPLIERLNEMMNVSDNVMAESIAREVAAAMQRPLSFTGAVAAVTNRLGTAHIDTGSAILRDSSGLSVDDRLTAKTLDSVVQAAAGPDEPTLRPLLDLLPIAGGSGTLSDRFIDGTPAGSGPAGWLRAKTGSLTAINALAGVVTDRSGRVLSFALISNDAGMSGRTAIDAVAATLWSCGCVT; this is encoded by the coding sequence ATGCGTCCCACTCAGTGGCGGACGTCTACCCACCTGATCGTGGGAGCGGGCGTGCTGGCGGTAGTCGCGGCCCTGGTGGCCGCCGCCGCGCTGCTCACCTCCAGCGGGAACGGCGCCAGCGCGCACGTCGCGCCCCCACCGCCGGCCGTCACCGTGAAACCCGGCGTCGTCCCGGTCGCGGCGAACGCCCCGGTCCCCAGCCATAGCGCGCTGGCCGCGGCGCTGGCTCTGGTGGCGGCGGATCCGAACCTGGGCAAGCTGGGCGCGCGGGTCACCGACGCGATGACCGGCGAGGAACTCTGGCAGCAGTCCGACGACGTGCTCCTGCAACCGGCGTCGACGAACAAGACGCTCACCAGCGCCGCAGCGCTGCTCGCGTTGGATCGCAACGCCCGGGTGACGACCCGCGTGGTGGCCGGCAGCGATTCGGGCACCGTCGTGCTGGTCGGCGGCGGCGACCCGACGCTGTCGGGCGCGGCACCCGGTCAGAGCACCTGGTACCACCACGCGCCGCGGCTCAGCGACCTCGCCGATCAGGTCCGGCGCAGCGGTGTGACGCCGACGGCCGTCGAGGTGAACACGTCGCTGTTCACCGGGCCGACGTTCGCCCCCGGCTGGGATCCGGCCGACATCGAGGGCGGCGACATCGCACCGATCGAGTCGGTGATGCTCGACGCCGGACGCATCCAGCCGGCCACCGACGAGTCGCGGCGATCCACCACACCCGCGTTGGACGCGGGCCACGCGTTGGCCGCCGCGCTGGGCGTGGACCCGCAGCGAGTGACGGTCACCAACCGGCCCGTCGACTCCAGTGCGCGCCAACTTGCCGCGGTCCAGTCGGCCCCGCTGATCGAGCGGCTCAACGAGATGATGAACGTCTCGGACAACGTGATGGCCGAGAGCATCGCCCGTGAGGTCGCCGCCGCGATGCAACGGCCGCTTAGCTTCACCGGCGCCGTGGCCGCCGTGACCAACCGGCTCGGCACCGCGCACATCGACACCGGCAGCGCGATACTGCGGGACTCCAGCGGCCTGTCCGTCGACGACCGGCTGACCGCGAAAACCCTCGACTCCGTGGTGCAGGCGGCCGCCGGCCCGGACGAGCCGACACTGCGCCCGCTGCTGGACCTGCTGCCGATCGCCGGTGGCAGCGGCACGCTGTCCGACCGCTTCATCGACGGCACCCCGGCGGGTTCCGGGCCGGCGGGCTGGCTGCGCGCCAAAACCGGTTCCCTGACTGCGATCAACGCGCTGGCCGGCGTGGTGACCGATCGCAGCGGACGGGTGCTCAGCTTCGCGCTGATCTCCAACGACGCCGGAATGTCCGGTCGCACAGCGATCGACGCGGTGGCGGCCACGTTGTGGTCGTGTGGATGCGTGACATGA
- a CDS encoding inorganic diphosphatase, with product MQFDVTVEIPKGQRNKYEVDHETGRVHLDRYLYTSMVYPTDYGFFDDTLGEDGDPLDALVLLPQSVFPGVVVKARPVAMFRMTDEAGGDDKVLCVPAKDHRWDHIQDIDDVPQNELDEIKHFFTQYKALEPGKFVKAADWVGREEAEAEVQRSIERFKTEGH from the coding sequence GTGCAATTCGACGTGACCGTCGAGATCCCCAAGGGTCAGCGCAACAAATACGAGGTCGACCACGAGACCGGCCGGGTCCACCTGGACCGCTACCTCTATACGTCCATGGTGTATCCGACGGACTACGGCTTTTTCGACGACACGCTCGGCGAGGACGGCGACCCGCTGGACGCGCTGGTGCTGCTGCCGCAGTCGGTGTTCCCGGGCGTGGTGGTGAAGGCGCGTCCGGTCGCGATGTTCCGGATGACCGACGAGGCCGGCGGCGACGACAAGGTGCTGTGCGTGCCCGCTAAGGATCATCGCTGGGACCACATCCAGGACATCGACGACGTGCCGCAGAACGAGCTCGACGAGATCAAGCACTTCTTCACCCAGTACAAGGCGCTCGAGCCGGGCAAGTTCGTCAAGGCCGCGGACTGGGTGGGCCGCGAGGAGGCCGAGGCCGAGGTGCAGCGGTCGATCGAGCGGTTCAAAACAGAGGGCCACTAG
- a CDS encoding TerC/Alx family metal homeostasis membrane protein codes for MHVHPLEWAVTLTVTIAVLLSDVAVMARRAGQEPTMRRSAVGLSIYIALAGVFGVWLWIFHGHQFAIQFFAGWLTEYSLSVDNLFIFVILMAGFGVPRIYQREALFIGIVIALVFRGIFIALGAAAIQRFTWVFYVFGAFLVYTAVRLARGATHNSGGENALVRFARNHLRVTDEWHGRKLVVTGSDANGVAGRSITPMALVVLALGATDLVFALDSIPAIYGLTSEPYLVMAANVFALMGLRQLYFIVEGLLQRLVYLSKGLAVILVFIGAKLILHAMHENDLPFINGGKHFDVPEIPTLVSLGVIAATLVVAAVASIVATRGDDQA; via the coding sequence ATGCACGTCCACCCGCTCGAGTGGGCCGTGACCCTGACGGTGACGATCGCAGTCCTGCTGTCGGACGTCGCGGTGATGGCTCGCCGGGCCGGTCAGGAGCCGACGATGCGCCGCTCCGCGGTGGGGCTGTCGATCTACATCGCGCTCGCCGGGGTCTTCGGCGTCTGGCTGTGGATCTTCCACGGCCACCAGTTCGCGATCCAGTTCTTCGCCGGGTGGCTCACCGAATACAGCCTCTCGGTGGACAACCTGTTCATCTTCGTCATCCTGATGGCCGGCTTCGGCGTGCCGCGGATCTATCAGCGCGAGGCCCTGTTCATCGGCATCGTGATAGCGCTGGTGTTCCGCGGCATCTTCATCGCGCTGGGCGCGGCGGCCATTCAGCGCTTCACCTGGGTGTTCTACGTGTTCGGCGCGTTCCTGGTCTACACCGCGGTGCGGCTGGCCCGCGGCGCCACGCACAACTCCGGTGGCGAGAACGCGTTGGTCAGATTTGCCCGAAACCACCTGCGCGTCACCGACGAGTGGCACGGACGCAAGTTGGTCGTGACCGGCTCCGACGCGAATGGCGTTGCGGGACGGTCGATCACGCCGATGGCGCTGGTCGTCCTCGCGCTCGGCGCCACCGACCTGGTTTTCGCGCTGGACTCGATCCCCGCGATCTACGGCCTCACCTCGGAGCCGTATCTGGTCATGGCCGCCAACGTCTTTGCGCTGATGGGGCTGCGGCAGCTGTACTTCATCGTCGAGGGTCTGCTGCAGCGCCTGGTCTACCTGTCCAAGGGACTCGCGGTCATCCTGGTGTTCATCGGCGCCAAGCTCATCCTGCACGCGATGCACGAGAACGATCTGCCATTCATCAACGGCGGCAAGCACTTCGACGTCCCGGAGATACCTACGCTGGTCAGCCTCGGCGTGATCGCGGCGACGCTGGTGGTGGCCGCGGTCGCGAGCATCGTCGCGACCCGCGGGGACGACCAGGCCTGA
- a CDS encoding glycosyltransferase family 2 protein: MPAETRDVWIVVPAFNEAGVIGDVIAELRSVFGNVVCVDDGSADDTGDLALRAGAHLVRHPVNLGQGAAIQTGVEYARSQPDARIFATFDADGQHRVSDVLAMIDRLATESADIVIGTRFGPGVSRPPLLKRVVLQTATRLSPRGRRLGLTDTNNGLRVFNKTVADRLDITLNGMSHATEFVMLIDENRWRVAEQPVEVLYTEYSSAKGQPLLNGVNIIVDGFLRGRMPR, from the coding sequence ATGCCCGCAGAAACGCGCGACGTCTGGATCGTGGTGCCCGCCTTCAACGAAGCGGGCGTCATCGGCGACGTGATCGCAGAACTGCGGTCGGTGTTCGGCAACGTGGTGTGCGTGGACGACGGCAGCGCCGACGACACCGGCGACCTCGCGCTGCGGGCCGGGGCACATCTGGTGCGCCACCCGGTGAACCTCGGTCAGGGTGCCGCCATCCAGACCGGCGTCGAGTACGCCCGCAGTCAGCCCGACGCGCGGATTTTCGCCACCTTCGACGCCGACGGGCAGCACCGCGTCAGCGACGTGCTCGCGATGATCGACAGGCTGGCGACCGAGTCCGCCGACATCGTCATAGGCACCCGCTTCGGGCCCGGGGTCAGCCGGCCTCCGTTGCTGAAACGCGTTGTGCTGCAAACCGCCACGCGGCTGAGCCCGCGCGGCCGCCGACTGGGCCTGACTGACACCAACAACGGGCTGCGGGTGTTCAACAAGACCGTCGCCGACCGGCTCGACATCACCCTCAACGGCATGAGCCACGCCACCGAATTCGTCATGCTGATCGACGAAAACCGTTGGCGGGTAGCCGAACAACCGGTCGAGGTGCTCTACACCGAGTACTCCTCGGCCAAAGGCCAACCGCTGCTCAACGGGGTCAACATCATCGTCGACGGGTTTCTGCGAGGGAGGATGCCGCGATGA
- a CDS encoding DUF2304 domain-containing protein, translating into MNWIQGLLIASIIALLVYLLRSRRSVQSQAWVKVGFVLFVLAGVYAVLRPNDTTVVAHWLGVARGTDLMLYALIVAFSFSTLSTYLRFKDLEVRYTRLARSIALDNAQKPDSR; encoded by the coding sequence ATGAACTGGATTCAGGGCCTGCTGATCGCCTCGATCATCGCGTTGCTGGTTTACCTACTGCGGTCGCGACGCAGTGTCCAGTCGCAGGCCTGGGTCAAGGTCGGCTTCGTGCTGTTCGTGCTGGCCGGTGTGTATGCGGTGCTGCGGCCCAACGACACGACGGTGGTGGCGCACTGGCTGGGGGTAGCCCGCGGCACCGACCTGATGCTCTACGCACTGATCGTCGCGTTCAGTTTCAGCACGCTGAGCACCTATCTGCGGTTCAAGGATCTCGAGGTGCGCTACACCCGGCTGGCGCGCTCGATCGCGCTGGACAACGCCCAAAAACCCGACTCCCGCTAG
- a CDS encoding neutral zinc metallopeptidase, whose amino-acid sequence MTRVLRTAVVMAGVLTLVLACSKPFPPPHVAPPTLTQPNPSKVADKPVENGFSGLRPDAPPPTRTVTDGDGGEIDNLAALAVSDVEQFWTGAYAKPLDGKFAPVNDLFSYDSRYKNGMFCASDTHGVPNAFYCPIKGTNCPDDRPSPPGECTNSYNTIGWDRGVLLPEQRRTGGDMGVVVVLAHEYGHAVQRMAGLDIKDKASATVGEQQADCYAGVYMRWVADGKSKRFTLSTGDGLTKLLSVMIGISDSLVTSAISERQKRRQVHGSAFERVTAFQFGFDGGVPACAGIDEKEIEQRRGNLPKEFVQEGETGEFLISPDSAKTMVEVLGKLFPLAPPPQLSFDPAFCPDARPNPTASYCPATNTITVDMPALTLMGTSLARGGPFQGAGPLFGDYSAFSVLASRYLLAAEKQHGTLPLDNTNTGLRTACLTGVFTTKLAKPVKISSGVSIALSGGDLDEAVSGILTNGQVAGDVNGQSAASVFARVNAFRSGVLGDEDGCYKRWP is encoded by the coding sequence GTGACCCGAGTCCTACGCACCGCCGTCGTCATGGCCGGCGTCCTGACGCTGGTGCTGGCTTGCTCGAAGCCTTTCCCGCCACCGCACGTGGCCCCGCCGACCCTGACGCAGCCCAACCCGTCGAAGGTGGCGGACAAGCCCGTCGAGAACGGGTTCTCCGGATTGCGGCCCGACGCCCCGCCGCCGACCCGGACAGTGACCGACGGAGACGGCGGCGAGATCGACAACTTGGCGGCGCTGGCCGTGTCGGACGTCGAGCAGTTCTGGACCGGGGCCTACGCAAAACCGTTGGACGGCAAGTTCGCTCCCGTCAACGACCTGTTCTCCTACGACTCCCGCTACAAGAACGGCATGTTCTGCGCCAGCGACACCCATGGCGTTCCGAACGCGTTCTACTGCCCGATCAAGGGCACCAACTGCCCCGACGACCGGCCCAGCCCGCCGGGTGAGTGCACCAACTCCTACAACACCATCGGCTGGGATCGCGGCGTGCTGCTGCCCGAGCAGCGCCGCACCGGCGGCGACATGGGCGTGGTGGTTGTGCTGGCCCACGAGTACGGGCACGCGGTCCAGCGGATGGCCGGCCTCGACATCAAGGACAAGGCGTCCGCCACGGTGGGTGAACAGCAGGCCGATTGCTACGCCGGGGTCTACATGCGCTGGGTCGCCGACGGCAAATCCAAGCGCTTCACGCTGAGCACCGGCGACGGCCTGACCAAACTGCTTTCGGTGATGATCGGCATCAGCGATTCGCTTGTCACATCGGCGATTTCGGAACGACAGAAGCGCCGGCAGGTGCACGGCTCGGCCTTCGAGCGCGTGACGGCCTTCCAGTTCGGGTTCGACGGCGGGGTGCCCGCATGCGCGGGGATCGACGAGAAAGAGATCGAGCAACGGCGCGGCAATCTGCCCAAGGAGTTCGTCCAAGAGGGTGAGACCGGCGAATTCCTGATCAGCCCGGACTCGGCGAAGACCATGGTCGAGGTGTTGGGCAAGCTGTTCCCGCTCGCCCCACCACCGCAGCTCAGCTTCGATCCGGCCTTCTGCCCCGACGCCCGGCCCAACCCGACGGCGTCGTATTGCCCAGCCACCAACACCATCACCGTCGACATGCCCGCCCTGACGCTGATGGGCACGAGTCTGGCCCGCGGCGGCCCGTTCCAGGGTGCGGGTCCGCTGTTCGGTGACTACAGCGCGTTCTCGGTGCTGGCATCGCGATACCTGCTCGCGGCGGAGAAGCAGCACGGGACGCTGCCACTGGACAACACCAACACCGGCCTGCGCACGGCGTGCCTGACCGGGGTGTTCACCACGAAACTCGCCAAGCCCGTGAAGATTTCGAGTGGCGTCAGCATCGCGTTGAGCGGCGGCGATCTCGACGAGGCGGTATCGGGCATCCTGACCAACGGTCAGGTCGCCGGCGACGTCAACGGTCAATCGGCGGCATCGGTGTTCGCGCGGGTGAACGCGTTCCGCAGTGGGGTGCTCGGCGACGAGGACGGCTGTTACAAGCGCTGGCCGTGA
- a CDS encoding NAD-dependent epimerase/dehydratase family protein — protein MRALVTGAAGFIGSTLVDRLLSDGHTVAGLDNFASGRATNIEHLADTAEFSFVEADIVTADLRAIFEQHRPEVVFHLAAQIDVRHSVADPQFDSSVNVIGTVRIAEAARQTGVRKVVHTSSGGSIYGTPPTYPTSEAVPTDPASPYAAGKVAGEIYLNTFRHLYGLECSHIAPANVYGPRQDPHGEAGVVAIFAQALLSGKPTKVFGDGSNTRDYVFVDDVVDAFVKASGPDGGGQRFNVGTGVETSDRQLHSAVAKAVGAPDEPEFHPPRLGDLKRSCLDISLAASVLGWRPQVEINDGVARTVEYFRDTHGA, from the coding sequence GTGCGCGCACTGGTCACCGGGGCTGCCGGGTTCATCGGGTCGACGCTAGTCGACCGGTTGCTGAGCGACGGTCACACCGTCGCCGGCCTGGATAACTTCGCCTCCGGGCGGGCCACCAACATCGAGCACCTGGCCGACACGGCCGAGTTCAGCTTCGTCGAGGCCGACATCGTCACCGCCGACCTACGGGCTATCTTCGAGCAGCACCGCCCGGAGGTGGTGTTTCACCTCGCCGCGCAGATCGACGTGCGGCACTCGGTGGCCGACCCGCAGTTCGACTCCTCGGTGAACGTGATCGGCACCGTGCGGATCGCCGAAGCGGCGCGGCAGACCGGGGTGCGCAAGGTGGTTCACACGTCCTCGGGTGGCTCGATCTACGGGACGCCGCCGACGTACCCGACCAGCGAGGCCGTCCCGACCGACCCGGCGTCGCCGTACGCCGCGGGCAAGGTGGCCGGCGAGATCTACCTCAACACGTTCCGCCACCTGTACGGCCTGGAGTGTTCCCATATCGCGCCGGCGAATGTCTATGGGCCGCGCCAGGATCCGCACGGCGAGGCCGGCGTGGTGGCGATCTTCGCCCAGGCTTTGCTGTCCGGCAAGCCGACCAAGGTGTTCGGCGACGGCTCCAATACCCGCGATTACGTCTTCGTCGACGACGTGGTGGACGCGTTCGTCAAAGCCTCCGGCCCGGACGGTGGTGGGCAGCGCTTCAACGTCGGCACCGGCGTGGAAACCTCTGACCGCCAACTGCATTCGGCCGTGGCCAAGGCGGTCGGTGCACCCGACGAGCCGGAGTTCCACCCGCCGCGGCTCGGCGACCTCAAGCGATCCTGCCTCGATATCAGCTTGGCTGCAAGCGTTTTGGGTTGGCGCCCGCAGGTCGAGATCAACGACGGTGTGGCTCGTACGGTGGAGTACTTCCGGGACACCCACGGGGCATAG
- a CDS encoding DNA polymerase III subunit delta', translated as MSRVFARLVGQESVEAELVAAAAAARGDSTHSAAMTHAWLITGPPGSGRSVAALCFAAALQCTTEGLPGCGECRSCTTTMAGTHGDVRRVIPEGLSIGVDEMRSIVQVASRRPSTGRWQIVVVEDADRLTEGAANALLKVVEEPPPSTVFLLCAPSVDPEDIAITLRSRCRHVALVTPPPEAIAQVLIDSDGLSAETASWAASVSGGHVGRARRLATDPDARERRLRALGLARDAATRSKAFAAAEALVSAAESEAAVLTADRDEAETEELRTALGAGGTGKGAAGALRGSAGALKDLERRQKSRQTRASRDALDRALMDLATYFRDALLIAASAPAPRANHPDMAEQISSMAAHVPADRLLRCIESVLECREALAINVKPKFAVDAMVATIGQALRD; from the coding sequence ATGTCACGGGTATTTGCGCGGTTGGTCGGGCAGGAGTCAGTGGAGGCCGAGCTGGTGGCCGCGGCTGCCGCCGCCCGCGGTGATTCCACTCACAGCGCCGCGATGACGCACGCCTGGCTGATCACCGGCCCGCCCGGCTCAGGGCGCTCGGTGGCCGCGCTGTGTTTCGCGGCGGCCCTGCAGTGCACAACCGAGGGATTACCCGGTTGCGGCGAGTGCCGGTCCTGCACGACGACCATGGCCGGCACCCATGGCGACGTGCGCCGCGTCATCCCCGAGGGGCTGTCGATCGGCGTCGACGAGATGCGGTCGATCGTCCAGGTCGCCTCGCGCCGGCCCAGCACCGGGCGCTGGCAGATCGTGGTGGTCGAAGACGCCGACCGTCTCACCGAGGGGGCGGCGAACGCCCTGCTCAAGGTCGTCGAGGAGCCGCCGCCGTCCACGGTGTTCCTGCTGTGTGCGCCGTCGGTGGACCCCGAGGACATCGCGATCACGCTGCGGTCCCGCTGCCGGCACGTCGCGCTGGTGACGCCGCCGCCGGAGGCCATCGCGCAGGTGCTGATCGACAGCGACGGGCTGTCGGCCGAGACGGCGTCGTGGGCGGCGTCGGTCAGCGGCGGCCATGTCGGGCGGGCCCGGCGGCTGGCGACCGATCCGGACGCCCGCGAGCGCCGGCTGCGGGCGCTGGGGTTGGCTCGTGACGCGGCGACCCGCTCGAAGGCCTTCGCGGCGGCCGAGGCGCTGGTGTCGGCCGCAGAGTCGGAGGCGGCGGTGTTGACGGCCGATCGCGACGAGGCCGAGACCGAGGAGCTGCGGACCGCGCTGGGGGCGGGCGGCACCGGCAAGGGCGCAGCGGGCGCGTTGCGTGGATCCGCCGGTGCACTGAAAGACCTTGAGCGACGGCAGAAGTCGCGACAGACCCGGGCGTCTCGGGACGCGCTGGATCGGGCGCTGATGGACCTGGCGACCTACTTCCGCGACGCGCTGCTGATTGCCGCGAGTGCACCCGCGCCACGGGCCAACCACCCCGACATGGCCGAGCAGATCTCGTCGATGGCCGCCCACGTCCCGGCCGACAGGTTGCTGCGTTGCATCGAGTCGGTGCTGGAGTGCCGCGAGGCGTTGGCGATCAACGTCAAGCCGAAGTTCGCCGTCGACGCGATGGTCGCCACGATCGGTCAGGCGCTGCGCGACTAG